A part of Aegilops tauschii subsp. strangulata cultivar AL8/78 chromosome 2, Aet v6.0, whole genome shotgun sequence genomic DNA contains:
- the LOC109742374 gene encoding protein LAX PANICLE 2 encodes MVPARNLQLLRDAHGTPFIRDVAAGVNALTAQPTPRPSHHMAQEPINQDPSKPPPPQERQEVHQEERRGEELVVLPPQQPHPAGTSGSSSGGSSSNGGGGAGGGDWLRLGLGPASPGPSGAAPDIDLFAADRAGTAGPRQETLPGMDMPPGAFLRPAMPGIPQASLQMSVPRAGPPWLPPWSHAAQQPQLLLPFGHRGLYGPGSPAAGPSGFDTTRVVLPPPAATAAAAAGVWFVFQAAPHQGREPFLPQIPRSYLRIKDGRVTVRLLIKYLANKLGLEDESEVEITCRGRPLLPFMTLQHVRDSIWCQRGAVSTSVAPDTSTANHIMVLQYGRRP; translated from the exons ATGGTCCCGGCTCGGAACCTGCAGCTCCTCCGCGACGCGCATGGCACGCCTTTCATCCGCGACGTTGCCGCCGGCGTCAACGCTCTGACGGCACAGCCGACGCCGAGGCCGAGCCACCACATGGCCCAGGAGCCCATTAACCAGGACCCGtcaaagccgccgccgccgcaggagAGGCAGGAAGTACACCAGGAGGAGCGCCGCGGGGAGGAGCTAGTAGTGTTGCCGCCGCAGCAGCCCCATCCCGCCGGCACAAGCGGCAGTAGCAgtggcggcagcagcagcaacggaggcggcggcgccgggggAGGGGACTGgttgcgcctcggcctcggcccGGCGTCCCCGGGCCCCAGTGGCGCAGCGCCCGACATCGATCTCTTTGCGGCGGACCGCGCGGGGACGGCGGGGCCGCGGCAGGAGACGCTCCCGGGCATGGACATGCCGCCCGGAGCCTTCCTGCGCCCCGCCATGCCCGGCATTCCGCAGGCGTCGTTACAAATGTCCGTGCCGCGCGCTGGGCCACCTTGGCTGCCGCCTTGGAGCCACGCGGCGCAACAACCGCAGCTGCTTCTCCCGTTCGGACACCGCGGGCTCTACGGGCCTGGCTCGCCGGCCGCGGGCCCCTCCGGCTTCGACACGACCAGGGTTGTGCTGCCTCCACCGGcggccactgccgccgccgccgccggagtctgGTTCGTCTTCCAGGCCGCGCCCCACCA AGGGAGGGAACCGTTCTTGCCTCAGATTCCAAGAAGCTACTTAAGAATCAA AGATGGGAGGGTGACAGTTAGATTGTTGATCAAGTACCTGGCTAACAAGCTCGGATTGGAAGACGAATCAGAG GTGGAGATTACATGCCGAGGGCGACCGCTCCTCCCGTTCATGACCCTTCAGCATGTCCGCGACAGCATCTGGTGCCAGAGAGGCGCCGTGTCCACATCGGTTGCACCGGACACGTCAACCGCTAACCACATTATGGTTTTGCAGTATGGCAGAAGGCCGTAG